Genomic segment of Mucilaginibacter sabulilitoris:
GGTCTGCCGGTGCAAAACCCGTCGACGGATGTGCGTGCTTTTATTATGCAGAATGCCCGCACCGAAACCGGCGTTTTAACTACACAGCCCACTTATGTGCGCGGCTCGGCGCTTATTTATAATGATATTGCTATTAATGACTTTCCCGGTCGTAACGAGTTCAGACTGTTTGATACGCGTACGCTCAAGCTTAACTCGCAACGTGTTGCCCGAATTATTAAGGATACCGCCAACAACGTTATTTTGCTGACCGATCCGGTACGTGATAGTCCAAACTATCTGCTAACCTACGATAACGATGGTAAATTTTTTATACTGAACCAGGATGGCCGCGATCCTCGCATTGACGCCGACTATGCTCACATGTATTTTAGCTTGGCCGTCAATCGTCCCGAAACAGAGGGCAGCCCGTATATAGTTGGCAGTTTTAATGATTACAAGCTTGACGAACGCAGCAAAATGACCTTTGAAAATGGCAAATATTATATCAACCTGCTTTTAAAACAAGGTGTTTATGACTATGAATACATTTGGGTTGATAATAAAACCAAAAAGGCCGATGATGTACCACTGGAAGGCAGCCATTTTGAAACCGAGAACGAATACCAGCTATTGATCTACTATCGCCCGCCCGCCGCGCGCTGGGATGAGCTTGTGGGTTTTGGGGAATTAAATTCGGTGAAGAAATAGGGGAGAGGACTCACCCCGGCGTTGTTTGCCAACCCTCTGCAGCTTCGCTGCAAAGAGGGCTAAAAATAAAAATTGTCATGCTGAATGGAGTGAAGCATCTGTTGTACAACATGCTTAGCTCGTTAATAGATCCTTCGTTCCTCTGGATGACAAATTGAATATTAGTTTCTCCCAACTCTCTTTGCGGCGCAGTCGTAGAGGGGGATCCAGCGCAGCGCAGATCGAGTGAGTCTAACGCATCTGCTCAAAAAACGTATCTTTGCACAAAAGCCTTTAAATATGACAGGAAAGTCGCCTAAGGAATCATACACCATCATGAATGAACTGGTATTGCCCAATGATACCAACACCTTAAACAATTTGATGGGCGGGCGCCTGCTGCACTGGATGGATATTGCCGCCGCTATATCGGCACAAAAACACTGTAACCGTATTGTGGTAACCGCCTCGGTTGATAACGTATCGTTCCAGTCACCAATTAAGCTGGGCGATGTAATTAGTATTGAAGCCAAAGTAACCCGGGCGTTCACCACCTCGGTTGAGGTGCGGATGGATGTTTGGGCGCAAAATATACCCTCGGGAACCCGTGTAAAAAGCAATGAGGCTTATTATACTTTTGTAGCTCTTGATGCCGAAGGACAAAAAACACAGGTACCCGCATTATTACCCGAAACCGACGAAGAAATTAAACTGTATGAAGGCGCGTTGCGCCGCAGGCAATTGAGATTGATTCTCGGCGGTAAAATGCTGCCTGCCGATGCTACCGAACTCAAAGCCCTTTTCTTTGGCGAACAACTCCCGCTAAACCTTCGCGATTAATGTTTTAGTAACAAAGCGTTATATTTATGGTCTAATGAGTATATATGTTGCATTAGCTAATAAAACCAATAGCCATGAGATACTTTTTATGCTTTTTACTTCCCCCGCTGGCCATATTAACCACAGGCAGGATAGGGGCATTTATATTAAATATATTTTTAACCCTGTTTTTCTGGATACCGGGAGTTATTCATTCCATACTGGTAACTAATGATTATTATGAGGCCAAAAGACACCGCCAGCTAATGCGTGCTACCCGCCGGGCAAGGGCCTGGTAAATGGGTTGATGTGCAAATGGTTTAGTTATTTGAAATCTACACACCTAAAATCTGCGCATCCGAAATAATATCTGCACATTTGCACATCTAAAATCTGCACATATCTGGATGATGCAAAAAGGTAAGCTCTTAATTATCGACGACGAAGAAAGGTTGCGCAACCTGCTGGCGCGCATCCTGCAGCTGGAAGGCCATGAAGTAATAACCGCCGCAACCGCCAAAGAAGGCCTGCGCAAACTACAGCAAGAACATGTTCACGTAGTTTTAAGTGATGTTAAACTACCCGATATTGATGGCATCACCCTTTCCGAAACCATAAAAAAAACTTATCCCGCTACCGAAGTCATCGTGCTTACGGCTTATGGTACCATTAACGATGGTGTAAAAGCCATCAAAGCCGGTGCCTTTGATTACATTACCAAAGGCGATGATAATGAAAAAATCATCCCGCTGGTAAGCAAGGCTATGGATAAAGCTTTACTGCAGGAAACCGTGATAGAGCTGCAAAGCAAGCTGAATGATAAATTCGGTTTTGAAAGGCTGATCGGTAAATCTACCGCCATTAGTGATGTGATTAAGCTGGCTCAAAAAGTAGCTTTAACCGATACTACCGTTTTATTGTTAGGCGAAACAGGTACTGGCAAGGAAATTTTTGCAGAAGCTATTCATCAGGCCAGTAACCGAAGTTCCAAATCATTTGTGGCGGTAAACTGCAGCGCTTTTACTAAAGAACTGTTGGAGAGTGAACTGTTTGGGCACAAGGCCGGTTCATTTACCGGCGCGTTAAAAGATAAAAAAGGCCTGTTTGAAGAGGCCAACGGCGGCACTATATTTTTAGATGAAATCGGGGAACTCGACCACGACTTGCAGGCCAAACTGCTCCGCGTGCTGGAATCACAGCAGTTTTTAAAAATTGGCGATACCAAGCCTACGCAGGTAAACGTACGCATACTGGCTGCTACCAACCGCAACCTGCAAACTGAAATAAACGATGGGCATTTCCGCTCCGATCTTTTTTACCGTTTATCTGTTTTCCAGATCACCCTGCCTGCCCTGCGTGAGCGTAAAAAGGACATCAGGCTTTTGGCCGAATATTTTATGCAGTACTTTGCGCAAAAGGTTAAAAAGACCGTAAATAAATTAGGTGATGACTTTGTTGATAAACTGGAAGCCTACGCCTGGCCCGGCAATATCCGCGAACTCAAAAATGTTATTGAACGTGCCGTGATCCTGGCCGATAGTAATGTTTTAGACGAAAGTCTGCTGCCTTATGAAATTCAGCAGCAACAGGTAAAGGCAGGCAGTCCACTATCGGCTTTTGACCTGTCGTCTGTAGAAAAGCTGCATATACAGCGTGTATTAAACCATACCCATGGTAATCGAGCCGAAGCCTCCCGGCTTTTGAATATTGGCGTGGCCACTTTATATCGTAAACTTAAAGAATACGGGTTGGAATAACTATAAACAGGCGAAAAATAATCGCTTAATAAATTGAAATAGAGCTGATAATAATATCAGGAATTGTTTATTTTTACCCGAAATAAAAATATTTTACTTACACATTAAAAAATCTTTTTATTCTATATTTTTAAACGATTAAAACTGAATTTTAAAATCAAATTAAACAGCCTATAATACGCTTTATACAAATAAAATAACCTTCTCTTTATCATGAATTTTAAATTTAAAGCGCTCCTGGCATTATTAACAGGAGTAGTACTTTTTTATGCCGCTTGCCGAAAAGATAGCCGGGTTAATCCCACGCCCGTTACACCTATTGATACCGTTAATGCCGCAACCAGCCAAATAGCCTTAAACATAGCTCAAACATTAACCGGAACTTATGGCGGTGTCAATATCAAAAATGGTCTTGTTTTGCCCGAATTTACTTCAAGGTATAATTCAAAGCCTATAATATCGGGTCTTTTTAGTTTGTGTACTTTTTTTCCGGATACGGTTGTTAATTACGGCACCAATGTGGGCGACACTGTTAAGTCGCAGTCGAGCGGGTTGTTTAAGTTTTATTTCAGCTGTGATACTTTAAAGCGGCCGAGGGTTAATGGCTACCCGGCTTTTTCATTTGTAAACGGTTATGCCGCTTATGATTCGCTGGCTACTATAGGTTTGGCGCCAAAGGGTGCATTTGTTTATAATATCAAGGCTTTTTATAATGCAAAGGCCCTTGATACCTTAAATACAACGCTAAAAATTAATGGCAGCGATAGTAAACTTATTTCGGTTTCCGGAAGTATCAAATCATTTGTTGATACCACAGCCACAAAAAAGAATGCAATCTCATCATCTGTGCATGCTTATTACGTTTTAACAGACGTAGTTGTTGACCTGACCAAAAAAGGTGACTTCACCGGAGGATCGGCAACGTTTGGCGCTGTTGGTTCCGTTAACGATGTTAAATGGTACTATACCGGCGTTATCAAATTTTTAGGCAACCAGAAGGTTAGTATCGTAATTAACAATAAAACCTATAATGTAGATTTGCTTACCGGTAAAACTACCAAAGGTTAGGTGCCAATCGGGTACGGATCTGGTTATCCATATATTCCCGATGATCGTTCACTTTGATAATGGCCTATCATTTTGATAGGTTTATTACATTTTAAAGTTTTCCTGTAATATATAAAAACCCAATTAAATAACTGTAAAACAGCTATTTAATTGGGTTTTGTTTTTTGTGGCATCTACTTGGTAAAGCCCCTTGTAAAAACTTACTAATATGGATGTTTTACAAGTTGTTATTTACGTGGTGGCCTTTATAGTCATCTTCTGGCTCTTTTTCAAATCAGTTAATTATTTCGAAAAAATCTAATCACCATGATCGCATTATTCATTGTGGCCATAGCCGTGTTCATATACATGGTATATGTGCTGCTTAAACCCGAAAAATTTTAATTATAAAAAAACATGAACTCCGAAATCTCAGGTGTAGTATTTACCTACCTGCTCACGCTTGCGCTGGCTATACCATTAGGCCGTTACATTGCCCGTATTTTTAAGGGCGAAAAAACATGGCTTGACTTTATGGCTCCGCTCGAACGTTTCATTTTCCGTTTCAGCGGCATCGACACCAAAAAAGAAATGAACTGGAAACAGCATTTATTTGCCCTGCTTACCATTAACAGCGTGTGGCTTATTTATGCATTTGTTTGTTTAATGGCTCAGGGCCATCTGCTGCTTAATCCCGACGGTAACGCGGGCCAATCGGCCGATACTGCGTTTAATACAGCTATCAGCTTTTTGGTGAACTGTAACCTGCAGCATTACTCCGGCGAAAGCGGCGCTACCTATTTTACACAGCATTTTGTGTTCATGTTCCTGCACTTTGTTTCTGCAGCTACCGGTATTGCCGCGTTGCTTGTTGTATTCAGGGCCATGAAAGATAGGGTGACTGATAAACTGGGCAACTTCTGGGATTATTTTGTAAAAGTCAATACACGTATATTATTGCCTATAGCATTTGTAATAGCGGTTATTCTGGCTTTTAACGGTATGACAACCAGCTATGCCGGTAAAGATACTTTTATAAGCATGCAGGGCGATACCGTTCACGTATCCCGTGGGCCGGTTGCTGCCCTGGTAGCTATCAAGCATTTGGGTACCAATGGGGGAGGTTGGTTCGGGGCAAATTCAACTCACCCTATTGAGAACCCAAAC
This window contains:
- a CDS encoding type IX secretion system plug protein, whose protein sequence is MRKYLYLFVLLFVTIQGFAQSPYNNNVYNSAIKSVEFYNTQKQGSFPIISLGSGEKVLLAFDDLRGGSRNYYYTIEHCDTRWNSSNLSPAEYLQSFQDDRLYDYTYSTGTIQKYTHYEIKIPNNNIGPKISGNYVLKVYEDGDQSKLVLTRRLYVLGKKVSIAADIVASPDVQKKQTNQKINFTIDYTGLPVQNPSTDVRAFIMQNARTETGVLTTQPTYVRGSALIYNDIAINDFPGRNEFRLFDTRTLKLNSQRVARIIKDTANNVILLTDPVRDSPNYLLTYDNDGKFFILNQDGRDPRIDADYAHMYFSLAVNRPETEGSPYIVGSFNDYKLDERSKMTFENGKYYINLLLKQGVYDYEYIWVDNKTKKADDVPLEGSHFETENEYQLLIYYRPPAARWDELVGFGELNSVKK
- a CDS encoding acyl-CoA thioesterase, coding for MTGKSPKESYTIMNELVLPNDTNTLNNLMGGRLLHWMDIAAAISAQKHCNRIVVTASVDNVSFQSPIKLGDVISIEAKVTRAFTTSVEVRMDVWAQNIPSGTRVKSNEAYYTFVALDAEGQKTQVPALLPETDEEIKLYEGALRRRQLRLILGGKMLPADATELKALFFGEQLPLNLRD
- the kdpF gene encoding K(+)-transporting ATPase subunit F — encoded protein: MIALFIVAIAVFIYMVYVLLKPEKF
- a CDS encoding sigma-54-dependent transcriptional regulator — encoded protein: MQKGKLLIIDDEERLRNLLARILQLEGHEVITAATAKEGLRKLQQEHVHVVLSDVKLPDIDGITLSETIKKTYPATEVIVLTAYGTINDGVKAIKAGAFDYITKGDDNEKIIPLVSKAMDKALLQETVIELQSKLNDKFGFERLIGKSTAISDVIKLAQKVALTDTTVLLLGETGTGKEIFAEAIHQASNRSSKSFVAVNCSAFTKELLESELFGHKAGSFTGALKDKKGLFEEANGGTIFLDEIGELDHDLQAKLLRVLESQQFLKIGDTKPTQVNVRILAATNRNLQTEINDGHFRSDLFYRLSVFQITLPALRERKKDIRLLAEYFMQYFAQKVKKTVNKLGDDFVDKLEAYAWPGNIRELKNVIERAVILADSNVLDESLLPYEIQQQQVKAGSPLSAFDLSSVEKLHIQRVLNHTHGNRAEASRLLNIGVATLYRKLKEYGLE
- a CDS encoding YqaE/Pmp3 family membrane protein; translated protein: MRYFLCFLLPPLAILTTGRIGAFILNIFLTLFFWIPGVIHSILVTNDYYEAKRHRQLMRATRRARAW